Below is a window of Natronorubrum halophilum DNA.
TAAGCGCCTTGCACTGCTCCGCTGATTGCTGTGTATCGGCTTCAGCCATTGGCTTGAATTGGAACCTGTTATCGTTTCGTCGCTGGATTGCTGTGCTGGTATCGCGTGGCTGGACTCTGTCTCGACCGCGTCAGAGCGAGTCGGCGATCTGCGTCCGTAGCTGGGAGACGTCTTCGGGACCTTCGCCGGCGATCTTCGGCGAGAGAACGTCCGTGAAGACGTCTGCCAGCAGTTCGTCGTCGAACTGTCCGCTCTCGTGATCGCCGTTTTGCGTCCCGTCGAAGACGGCGAGCCCCTTTGCGGCCGTGATCGCCGCTCGCGTCCCGACGACCACGTCGAGTTCGTCGCGAAGCGCTCGCGTCGTCTCGACGATCACCTCGATGTCTTCCGCCGACATATCGACGTGGGACCGAACGATCTCGCGTTCGGTCTCGCCGTCGTAGTAGTCGATGTGAACGCCGACGAACCGATCGAGTAGCGCATCCTGTTGTCGGTGGACGCCGGCGTACTCGACGTCGTTCGAGGTCAGTATCGCCCGAAACTCGGGGTGGACGTCGATCGATCGATCCTCGCCGCGCTTGCCCGGTCGCTCGAGGACGCCTTCCTCGAAGACCGAGAGCAAGACGTTGTGGGCGGAGGGATCGCTGCGCGAGAACTCGTTGTAGACGAGCGTCGCGCCCTCTCTGACGGCGACCGAGAGCGGGTTGTCGACCCAGCGCTCGCGGACGATCTCCGTCTGTTTGCTGACGCCGCCGACGAACTGGTCGTTTTCCTTGTATCGCTCCCCGCCGGCGTGGGCACCGACGAGCGCGGCCGTGTCGACGGACTCGTCTCCGTTGAGCCAGACGACCGGACGGCCGCGCTCGGCGGCTGCCGACAGCGCAAGCGCAGTCTTCCCACAGCCCGTCGGGCCGATCAGGTGGACCGGCTGATCCGCTTCGAGCCAGCCGTTGATCCGGTCTCGGAGCGACGCAACGGCATCCGTCTCGACGAACGGCTCCGGAGCGACCGCTTCCGGGGCGGAGAGTGGACTATCGCCGTTCTTCTCGCCCGTTTTCGACGTTTTTCGGGCCAGTTCTTTCTTCGCTCGTCGCCCCTCTTTCTCCGAACGGTCGGTCGTGATCTTTCTTCCTCTGACCTTGCGCTTGCGGGAAGAATCGTCGGCCATGAAGTGTTATTCGGCGGATTGCGGTGACGATTCCGGACGCGGTTCGACCTCGAGCTCTTCGAGTTCTTCGAGGTCGCCCTCGGCCGTCGCTTGCTCAATTTTTGCGATCTCCTCCGCGTAGTGGAGGAAGGTGTCGACCGAGGCGACGACGACGCGGGCCTCGATCGTCAGCAGTTCGATTCCGACGACCGAAACCCGGGCCCAGACGTCGATGACGACGCCTTTGTCGAGGATACGATCCAGTACCTCTGCGAGACTCGAGGAATCGGGTCTTCGTCCTGATGGTGCTGCCATGATACACTGGTGGATTTATTCCCACTTCGTAACACGGCTTGCGCTGCGATTGCAAGCCGCTCCCGTAACCCGGTGGGACGTCGCGGACTGCGCCTGCAAGCATCATCATAACCCGTCGCGCTGTGAAATCTTCAGTGACGAGTTCCTCGAGTATCCGCGGACGGTCCTCCGGGTCGGAAATCGGCTCGGATACCGCCGACGGTAATCGACAGTCAGTTCCAATGATATCCGTTCGATCGATACGTCTCGTGGCCAGTGACGAATCGCGCCCGCGTTCGCGGGCACAAACAGCGCCATCGCCGACTGAAGCCGTCGCCGTACTACGGGAGTCGAACGTCCCGCCGACGCGGGATGCCGGACTCGAGGTGGTCGGACGATGACGAACCGGTACGTCTACGGCGTCATGACCGACGAGCCGATCGAGTTCGAAACCGACGCCGTCGGCGGAGAAACGCAGGTCTACACGATCTCGCACCGTCGTCTCAGCGCCGTCGTCTCTGACATCGATACCACCGATCCCGAGGAAACCGACGAGGACGCTCAGCGCCACGACGACGTCCTTCGGGAGATCATGGACCGCGACGGCGGTCGCACCATCGTGCCGATGCAGTTCGGAATGGCCTTCGAGAGCGATCGAGCCCTGAAGAACGTCCTCCGCGGCGCCAGACCGGCGTTCCGGCGCGCGATAAACGATATCGAGGGCCGGATCGAGCTCGGTCTCAAGGTCGTTCGCGAGGAGGACGCCGACGTCGACGCGGACGCGATCGAAGAGGCCGTCGCGGACACGCTCGAGCCGATCGCCGCCCAGTCGGTGCCCAACGACCTGTTCAGCGATCGACTCGTGCTCAATCGTTCGTACCTCGTCGAACGCGACGAACGCGAGGCGTTCGACGACGCGGTCGCCGAACTCGAGGAAACGCACGACGACCTCATCTTCCGGTACACGGGACCGTTCGCCCCGTACAGCTTCGTCGACGTCAAAATCGGAGCCCAACGCTAACCATGTTCATCCTCGACGACCTCCTGATCCGGCCGTTCGTCGGCATCGTAGACACGCTGCACACGATGGCGATCAGTGAGATGTACGATATCGAGGCGCTCGAGGACGAACTCAAGGAGAACCAGTTGCTGTACGAACTCGGCGAACGCTCCGACGAGGAGTACCGGCGACGCAAGGACGAACTCGAGGCCGAGCTCGAGATCGCCCGCGACGTTCACGAACGACTCGCGAGCGGCCGCGTGGAGGTGAAAAGCTAATGATACCAGACGATTCCGAACCGAACGACCGACGGGACGAACCGGCCGACGAGAACCACTGGCTCTCGAGCCTCTTATCGGCCCTGCAGTGGCTCGAAGACGACTCGGTGTCGGGACGAAAGCGAACCGATCGGACGGTTCTCGATTACGATATCTCGGTTCGAACGGGGGAGTCCCTGGACGACCAGACGCAGTTCGACCGACGGTCGGATACCGGCGACGACCGCGACCGCATCGATCACGATCGCCCCCGAACGCGACGGTACCGGCCCTCGTCGACCGCGCCGTCGGATGATCATCACCTGACGACGCGAGAAGCCGACGACGAGATGCTCGTCACTGCCGACGTCACCGGCACCGATCCGGACGACGTCACCGTCGGGTTCGACGAGACGATGCTCGTCATCGCCGTCTCCGGTCGCGAAATCGATCGAGTCGACGTTCCGTGGCGCGATCGAACGGCCGAAGCGACGATCAAGAACGGGATACTCTCCGTCCGGGTCACTCCGAACGAAGACGACCCTGAAGGTGACGAAGCGGCGAACGCGGACCCCGACGCGGAGGACGACCGATGAGCGACGACAGCGCCGATTCCTTCGAAACGCTGCTCGAGGACGCGACGGAGAGTCTCGATCGACTCGAGGACTCCCTCGGCGGCGTCGAGCAACTCGACGACCTCGACGACAGTATCGTCGAGTCGGTGCTCGGTGACGTCGAGACGCTCGCGAACGTCCTCACGGAGACCGACGAGTTGCTCGAGGAGATCGATTTTAGCGATCTTCCCGACGCCGTCGACGGCGACGAACTCCTCGAGGCGATCGAAACCGGCGAGATTCCGGACGTACTCGCGGACGAAGACGCGGGTGCGACGGATCTCGTCGACTTCACGCAACTCTTTCGGGCGATCGATCTGCTCTCCGCCTGGGACGCGACGGATCTCACCGATCTGTGGCAGGAAACGCGCGAACTCGAGGACGCGGTCGACGACCTCGACGATGGGGAGGACGCGGGGATGGTCGAAGATGCGATCTCGGATGTCGCGGACGACGACGGCGACGGCGACTTGATCGGCGACGACGACGATGACCTGATCGAGATGGATGCGGCCGACGCGAAGGAGGCGCTCGGCGATATCGACGTCGCGGAGGATCCAGAGGCGTATCAGGTTGCCATCCAGCAGCAGGCGATGGAAGGAATCGACGCCTTCCGGGAGGCGCTGCTCGAGACCCACGAGAAGTTCGAACGGCTCTACGAGTTCAACCGCGAGAAGATGCGCCGGCAGGATACCAGCACGAGCTCGCGGAACCCGACCGCGGCGTCGACGATCCAGACCGATCGCCGCGACCTCGGTGGGGGGGGCCGTCACTCAACGGTGCCCCAGGAAGTCAAACTCTCGACGGCGCCCAGCCGAAAGCGCATCTACGGGCGTCGATTCGAGATCGAACGGGAGAAAAAACGGAGGTCCAACAATGAGTGATCCACTACAGCACACGGCCGAGCGACGCCGAGTGAGCCAGACGACCGATTCGATCGCGGAGCCGGGACGGGCCGGCAAGGGAGGTGATCGCCGTGGTCGATGACTTCCAGCCGAGCCGGCAGAAGGCCGACCTCGCGGAGGTCGTCGAGATGCTGCTCGACAAGGGTATCGTCATCAACGCCGACATCGCCGTCTCGATCGGCGACACGCAACTGCTCGGCGTCCAGGTCCGGGCTGCGATCGCCTCCTTCGAAACCGCGGCGAAGTACGGCCTCGAGTTCCCCGAGGGGACCGACATGCGACGCGTCGCCGCGGCGGTCGACGAGCCAGAACTCGCGGAGATAGACCGGCCGAAGCCGCCGATCGATCCGACGCGGGGCGTCAACGTCACGCCCGACGAACGGTACGCGGACGAGACGCGCGAGGAGTTTTCGGACGAGGACGGCGAGAGCGGTGACTCGAGCGAGAACGACGACCAGTCCGAGCGAGGAACCGAACACATCGGCGCACGGCCGAATCCGGATCGACCGACGAGCGGCGGATTCGACCTGCTCAGCGACGAGACGGAGTCCGCGGACGACAGTGCGGACGCGGGCGACGGGACCGACGCCGAGGACGACGAAAACAACGCCGGTGAAACCACGGACGCGGAGGTCGAGGACGAATGAGCCAGATCGACGTCGGCGACGGTGAGGACGCGCGACAGGGGCTGATCACCCTCGTCATCACCGTCGTCGAGATCCTGATCGACGCCCTCGAGCGCGAGGCGGTTCGGCGCATGGAGTCGGGGAACCTGGCCGACGAGGAGATCGAACGGCTCGGCCAGCAACTCGCGACGATCGAGGACGAGATCGAACAGCTCAAAGACGACGAGGGGATCGAGGACGGCGTCGACGACCTTCGCGGCGACCTGGACGGACTGGTCAACGACGCGATCGAACAACTCCACGGCGACCCGAACGTCACCCACGCGCCCGGGTACTCCGTCTTCGGAGGTGACGAGGAATGAGTTCCGATCAACTCGACGATATCGAGGACCTCGACGACATCGAAGACGCCGTCGATCAGGCGGACGTCCCCGAAATCGACGAGGGGCGATACCTCTACTGTATCGTTCGGGCCGACGCCGGCGACACGCTCGAGACGACCGGGGTCGACGGCGAACCCGTCTCGGTCGTCGTCGAGGACGGCATCGGCGCGGTCGTCCACGAATGCGACGGGATCTACGACTCGGCGGATCTCACGGAGATCAGACGCTGGCTCGTCCGCCACCAGGTGGTCGTCGACGAGGCCGGCGAGGCCTTCGGCACGCCGATCCCGTTCCAGTTCGATACGATCCTCCAGAGCGACGACGACGGCGTTCGCGAGTGGCTTCGATCGGAGTCCGGCATGCTCGAGCGAGCGCTATCGGGGCTCGCGGACCACTGGGAGTACCGCGTCGAGGTCGTCGAAACCGACCCGATCAGCGACGACGCGCTGATCGAACGCGACGAGCGACTGAGCGAACTCGACGATCGGATCGGCGACTCCGAGGAGGGGACGGCCTTCCTGCTCGAGAAGAAATTCGAGCAACGGCTCACGGAACTGCGGGCGGCGCGTCGCGAGTCAATCACGGCCGACCTTCAGGACCGTCTCGACGAGCACGCACGGGAGGTTCACTCCCTCGAGCGCTCACCCAGTGCGTCGCTCTCGGACGAGATGGCCAACGAGGCGGACGCGGCGAGCGACGGCGAAACGCTCTCCCGACTCACGCTGCTCGCTCACGAGGACGACGAAGGGGCGATCGGATCCGTGCTCGACGACGTGGCGGCACACGACGGACTGGAGGTCAGATTCACGGGCCCCTGGCCGCCGTACACGTTCGCACCGGAACTGGGCGGTGACGAGGAGTCAGCGGGCGCACAGACACAGTCATGAGACCACAAAAAAACGAAGAGACGTTCGTCGACGTACTCGACGTACTGCTCCGGGATGGGGCGATCTTGCGCGCGGACGTCATCGTCTCGGTCGCGGAGATACCGCTCGTGGGGGTCAAACTCACGGCGGCCATCGCCGGCATGGAGACGATGAACGAGTACGGCCTCTTCGAGGAGTGGGATATCGAACGCCGGCGGACGGCGATCACCCGTCGCCAGCACAACCAACCCGGTCAACGGGAGAAACGTCTCCGTCGGCAGCGAGAACGCGACCGGAATCGCGAGTTCGACGGTCTCGACGAGATCACGGTCGACCCCGATCGGGATCGAGACCAGGGCGACGAGAAGTCGGCGTGAACGGGCGGTTGAGAAACCAGCACACGGAACGAGGCGCTCGAGCGGGCGAATCGGCCTTTTCCTCAACTCTGTCGATACCGGCGTGCTGTCAAGCGAACTTCGGTCGTTCCGTCGTGAGTTCGACGTCGCCGGTGACGGTCTCCTTGTCCCGATCCTCGTCGTAGATGTACTGGCCGTCTCCTCCGCAGAGCGTACACTCGTAGGTCTCGGAGATCTCGTTGATCATCTCTCCATCCTCGAAGTAGACGCGGCTCTGGGTGATCTGCAAGAATTGGGCAGTCTCGCAGTTACAGCAGGTGATCATACTCGACCGGTGGCGACGATCGGTTGTAGTTATCCGGCTTGTAACCGAAAGCGCGAGTAGACTATGGATTTCTTACCGTTCAGCCGGTTCTCCGTGACGAATCGGGTTCTCGCGAGAGCGCGTTGTACCAGGGTACGGCAAAGACGGGCGGAGTAAACGGTACATAACCGCACGATAGCGTTCGAATGTTTCCGAGCCGTCAGTACCGGATTAGCCGCCGAAAAACGGCCGGCGGTTCGTCGGTTCGCCGCGTTATTCGCTCACTTCTCGCGGGGGAATCGCCCCGATTCGTCGTTCAAATCGAGCGCCGTTCGGGGTGGACGATCGATCACGTCTCGCGTCGAAACGTCCGCCTGCCAGCGCGATTGTACAGTCAGCTTTCGGGCGCGACTCGAACCCGGTCCCCGGTTCGAGCGGACTCGTACGCTGCCGCCGTCAGCGCCGTCACCCGGAGGGCGTCTCGAGCGGTCGCCGGCGGTTCGGTCCCCGTTTGAACGCTTTCGAGGAAGGCCTCGGCCCGGGACTGTTCGACGCGAAAGTCGACGTACGGGCTGTACTCGCCGGCGTCGGAATCGATCTCGAAGACCTCCCGCGGTCCCCACTGTGTCCCCTCGAGGTAGACGGCTCCGTCGTCGTCCCAGCAGTGGATGTGTTCGCGGACCGCCGGGGCGTCGCCGTGAAACGAGAACGTCCCGGTCGCCCCGTTCGTAAACCGGACGTCGAGGTGCGCTCGTCGGTCGACCCGCTCCTGGTCGTCGTGAAAGTCCATGCTGGCGGCGACGGACTCCGGCTCGAGCCCGGTCGTCCAGAGCACGCCGTCGAGGACGTGACTCCCGGTATCGAACAGAAATCCGCCCCCGGAGAGGTTGGGATCGAGTCGCCACGTTCCCCTCGAGTCGTCGATCCAATCCTGCGTGATCGACGCGGTCAGCCAGTTCGGCGACCCGTCGGTAAAGCGCTTCCTAGCGGTTCGAAACGCCGTTTGCAGGTGGCGCTGATAGCCAACCATCAGCGTCTGTTGGCTCCGTTCCGCCCGGTCAGTCAGGTCTCGTGCGTGCTCGAGATCGGTCGCGAGCGGCTTATCACAGTAGACGTGACAGTCGTGTTCGAGCGCGTCGACGACCTGCTCGTAGTGAAGCGTGTGGGGCGTTCCGACGAGGACGGCGTCGAGCGGTTCGTCCTCGAGCATCGCCGCGTAGTCGGTGTACTGGCGCTCACGCGTTACGCCGAACTCGGCACCCGCTTCCGCGAGTCGATCCGTCTCGAGATCACATATCGCCCGGACGGTCGCATCCGGATGCCGGTGAAACTGTCCGCCGACGGTCGTCCCGATGTATCCCAGTCCGACGATACCGATCTGTACTGACCGCTCGGAACTATCCTCGTGCATGAACTACTAGAGGAGAGACACGCCCATCACTGTGGGGGTGTCACAGGCAAGGCCTCGACCTGACACTTTCCGTGAACGACGATATCGAGTTCGGGCGGCCGCTGTCGATCGGATACTGTCAGTATCCGTCGTTGTGTGATTCGTCGCGAACGGTCCGACGAAGTACGTCACAGGCTACCACCCGACAGCTAGCGGTTCGAAGGGGGAACCAACCGGTCCTCAGCCACGCCCTGTCGTCGGGTTAGCGGCTGCCTGTCAGCGGTGGGCCGACGCTATCGCCGCCCAAACGGCTGCATAACAATGGGTGGGACGTGCATCGTTGCAGGTGCGGGGATCAAACGCCCCGTCGGGTACACGCTCCAATAGACCACGACGCGCTGATTGCGTGCGTTCGTGCCCGGATCGCTCGCAAGTGGACTCGCCCCCGCTTCGAGTTAGCTCATGTCTCTCACGCCAGGGCGGGCTCCCGCCCCCGCCCAGGTTATCAACCCTGACTCGTCCCCACATCGTGGCTGCAGTCCCTGTCAGGACGGGACGAGTCAGGTATCCTGTCACCGAATCGTCCGTCGCGAGCCCCGAGAGAGGGAAACACGCGTTCTACGGGTCGAATCGATCGAGCGCTGAGAGAGAGTGCCGATCAGAACTCGGTGATGACGGGAATGCCGACCGTCTCGTACTCGTCCATCGATCCCAGCGTCTCCGGCAGTTCGTCGAGCGAGAGCGTCTCGCCGATGATCTTGCCCGGCTCGAGCGTTCCCTGTGCGATCAGGTTGAACAGTTCCTCGTACCGGACGAGCGGCATGCCGAAGGAGCCGTGGAAGTCGATCTCCTGCATCGTCATGATATCGACGGGCAGGTCGACCTGCCCCCGTTCCTCGCCGGTCGTCAGGCCGACCTGAACGTGACTACCCCGTGTTCCGAGACTGTTGACCGAGTTCCGGCAGGTCTCGGCGATACCCAGCGCGTCGATCGAGACGTCAGCGCCGCCGCCGGTGATCGTTTTGACTTCCCGCGGGGCGCTGTCGACGTCGGCTCCGTTGATCGTCTCGACGGCACCGAGTTCCGCCGCTCGCTCGAGTTTGGCGTCGAGGACGTCGATCGCGATCGGGTGTGCGCCGAGCGCCTGCGCGATGTGGATCGCCGAGAGGCCGACGCCGCCACAGCCGTGGACAGCCACCCAGTCGCCGGGTCGGAGGTCGGCCCGGTCGGCCAGCGCGTGGTAGGCGGTCATGAACCGACAGCCGAGACCGGCCATCTCGGAAAAATCGACGTTTTCGGGCAGTTTGACGCAGTTGAAGTCGGCTTCGCGGACCGGGAACGCTTCCGCGAACGCGCCCTGGGAGTACTCCGAGAGGCCGAGCGGAAGAACCGACTCGCAGTTGTTCGCACGCCCCTCGCGACAGTGCGGACAGGTGCCGTCGCCGAGGTGGAACGGAACGGCGACCCGGTCGCCCTCCTCGAGCGTCTCGACGTCGTCACCGACTTCGGAGACGATTCCGGCGGGCTCGTGCCCGAGAATCTGTCCCTCCGGGACGCCCGCTCCGATCCAGCTCCAGTCACCCTGCCAGGCGTGCCAGTCGCTGCGACAGACCCCACACGCTTCGGTCTCCACGACGACCTGATCCGGCCCCGGCTCCGGATACGCCACGTCCTCGATCTCGAGCGGTTCTCCGTGTTCGTCGATGACGGCTGCTCGCATGTACCCGTGATTCCGCTGGCTGCTACAAAAGTTCATGAGATATAAGAGAGCAGGAAACGTGTAAGCGGTTTATTTCGGCTCGAGCGAGCAGGTCTCCGTCTCCGATCACGAGTTGCGTGTCCGTTCTCGAGCCGGGCGACGAGTCGCCGGTAACGCCTCCGCGCCGCCGATATCGACCTCAGCGACTATCGCACCGGGGAACCGTTAAAGGTCGCACACCGCGTACGCGATACCTAATGTCTCGGCAGTACCCGACGCGCGTTCTCCGGGCCGATCTCTCGTCCGGGACCGTCACCAGCGGGCGGGTTCCGGAGGCGTGGCTCGAGCGGTACGTCGGCGGAAAGGGGATCGGAGCCAGATTCCTCTACGAGGAACTCGAGGCCGGGACGGACCCGCTGTCGGCCGAGAACGTCCTGTGTTTCGCGGTCGGCCCGGTGACGGGGTCGATGCCGGGTGAAGCGAAATACGCGGCGATCACGAAGTCGCCGCTGACCGGGACCTTTCTCGACTCCTACAGCGGCGGGTCGTTCCCGAAGCGGCTCGCGGGATCGCTGGGGGATCACCTCGGCATCCTCGTCACGGGACGCGCCGACGAAGCGGTCGTCCTCTCGGTCGCCGACGGAAGTGCGACGATCGAATCCGCGGACGAACTTCGGGGTGCGGACGCCGAGACGACCTGCGAGGCGTTTCCCGACGCCGGGGTCGCCTGTATCGGCCCCGCCGGCGAGCACCAGGTCCAGTACGCGACCATCGCCGCCGACGGCGGGGCCCACCACGCCGGCCGGGGCGGTGCCGGCGCGGTCATGGGCTCGAAACGGCTCAAGGCGGTCGTCGCCCGCGGAGAGGGACCGACGGGACTCGAGGAGATCCGAGAACGCTACGAGCGGCGAGTAGCCGAGAGCGAGACCGGCCGCTGGCACGCCGCAAGCGCGACGGTGGAGACGATCGACTTCGCGGACGAAGTCGGCGTCCTCCCGACGCGGGGCTGGCAGGACGGGCGGTTCGACGGCGCGTCGGAACTCGGGATCGAAGCAGTTCGCGAACGGGCGTCCGAGCGCGAACGGAACGACGACGCCGTCCCCGGCGGCTTCCGCGTCGAGGGCGACGCGGGCGAGAGCGTCCCCCGCGGCGCGACGCCGATCGTGCTCGGGGCGGGGCTGGGGATCGACGATTTCGACGCCGTGGCCGCGCTCGGTGCGACCTGTGACCGACTCGGAATCGACGTGATCACCGCGGGCAACGCGGTGGCCTGGGCGGTCCGGGCGAGCCAGGAGGGGCTGCTCGAGCGAGCGCTCTCCTTCGGCGACGACGAGGCCGCTCGAGAGCTGATTCAGCAGATCGCGACCCGCGAGACGTCGCTCGGCGACGCGCTCGCCGACGGCATCGAGGCGGCGGCCGCCGCGTTCGGCGACGAGGACCTCATCCCGATGGTCAAAGGGATGGACTGCTCGTCGTACGATCCCCGCGGTGCCGAGACGATGGCGCTCGCGTACGCGACCAGCGACCGCGGCGCTTGCCATCGTCGCGCGCGCCCGGTCGAGTCCGAAGCACTCGGACGACCGTGGCCGAGCGACCGCGCCCGCGTCGCCGCCGTCGCGGGCGAGCAGAACCGACGGGCCGTCCTCTGGAGCCTGATCGCCGACGACGTCCTCGAGGACGCCCTCACGGACGATCTCGGTGCCGAGTGGCTCGCCGCGGTCGGCCGCGAGTACGACCGGTCCGAACTGGCGACCGTCGGCGAACGGATCTGGACCCTGGTTCGACTGTTCAACGTGCGCGAGGGGTTCACCCGAGAGGACGATGCGCTCCCCCCGGCGCTGCTCGAGCCACAGGCCGACGCCGACGGCACGGACAACGGACTCGATCCGGAACGCTTCGACGCGCTGCTCGACGCTTACTACCGATATCGGGGCTGGGACGAAGCGGGACGGCCGACTCGGGAGACGATTCGGCGACTCGGACTCGAGTCGGTCGTCGACGAGGAGACGCCGGTTCCCGAGGACGACGGTTCGACGGGCGGGACGCGACCCGGAGCCGCCCGCGGAGGTGACCGACGATGACTGACCGGCTCGATCTGGCCGTCGAGTCGCTCCCGGTGGTGCTCTCCGGATTCTCGTCGGGCACGGGACCAGACTAATCGACTTCTACAACTCCCGGTCGGTCGACGCGCCCTTCGTCGCCTCCCATGGCCTGCTCGAGACCGTCTTCGCGACGCCCTCTCGAGCGCCCGCGAATCACTCTGCATCGACCGGTGCCGGCTGGAGAGCGATCTGACAGGCAGAAAAATAACAAATCCTAGCCAGTGAAATTCTATAGACATAATTTGCCGTGCCGTAATGGATCACGTATCGAGAGATATTGCCGCTCGTTTTCCTATAGGGCGTAATTAGGCCGTTTCTGTGTGACATTGTTGGAGACGAATCAGTCTCCGATCGTCCCGATAGCTTAAAACTGATAACTGCCATTATCGGACTATATAGGGCTAAAGAACCATCTTCTGTATTCGAGATCTCTCGTGAACTGAGGGACGCCGAAAATATACGATTACTGTGTATTCCGGCTATATCAATACTACTTGATAATAGGTGGTCGGTCGATTCGGCCTTCGCTCTCGCCTCGAGTTCGTTCGCCCGGCTTACCGCTCGTGACCCGCCGCATCCCTGCTCTCGACTCGGCATGCGTTCACTCGCCCTCCGTTCTCACGCGCTCGACGATGTCGGAGCGAAACTACTCGGACCGATCCGCCGGATGATGGGTCGAGTGTCGATCGCTACTTCGCGCCCCTCGAGGCGCGAAACGTCGGGTCAATGCCGTCTCGAGAATCGACCGAGACGGTTCGCGAACCCGACGCGAAGCGACCAGATCACTTTCTTCCACAACGTTGTAGTCGACTGCTTTGTTGTACATTTACAATGTTGTATGTGAATGCCTCGATATGGAGTACCACGACTCCGAGAAAGCGAACGAGGTCGCCGGGCGCGTAGAGGATTTCCTGGAGGAAGTCGTCCTTCCCCGCGAACGCGAGGCGCTCGCGACGGGCGAGCGGATCACGATGGACGAGATCGAAGGCTTCTGGGAGGAAGCCAAAGAGCGCGACCTGTTCGCGCCGCAGGTTCCCGAGGAGTACGGCGGCCAGGGCCTCGACTTCAGCGACATGCTGCCGTCGTTCGAGCAGGTCGGCCGGTCGCTCATAGGCGCGCTCGCGATCCGCGCGAACGCCCCGCAGGAGGGGAACATGCACACCTTAGAGATGGTGGGTACCGAAGAGCAGAAAGAGGAGTA
It encodes the following:
- a CDS encoding zinc-dependent alcohol dehydrogenase family protein produces the protein MRAAVIDEHGEPLEIEDVAYPEPGPDQVVVETEACGVCRSDWHAWQGDWSWIGAGVPEGQILGHEPAGIVSEVGDDVETLEEGDRVAVPFHLGDGTCPHCREGRANNCESVLPLGLSEYSQGAFAEAFPVREADFNCVKLPENVDFSEMAGLGCRFMTAYHALADRADLRPGDWVAVHGCGGVGLSAIHIAQALGAHPIAIDVLDAKLERAAELGAVETINGADVDSAPREVKTITGGGADVSIDALGIAETCRNSVNSLGTRGSHVQVGLTTGEERGQVDLPVDIMTMQEIDFHGSFGMPLVRYEELFNLIAQGTLEPGKIIGETLSLDELPETLGSMDEYETVGIPVITEF
- a CDS encoding aldehyde ferredoxin oxidoreductase family protein, producing the protein MSRQYPTRVLRADLSSGTVTSGRVPEAWLERYVGGKGIGARFLYEELEAGTDPLSAENVLCFAVGPVTGSMPGEAKYAAITKSPLTGTFLDSYSGGSFPKRLAGSLGDHLGILVTGRADEAVVLSVADGSATIESADELRGADAETTCEAFPDAGVACIGPAGEHQVQYATIAADGGAHHAGRGGAGAVMGSKRLKAVVARGEGPTGLEEIRERYERRVAESETGRWHAASATVETIDFADEVGVLPTRGWQDGRFDGASELGIEAVRERASERERNDDAVPGGFRVEGDAGESVPRGATPIVLGAGLGIDDFDAVAALGATCDRLGIDVITAGNAVAWAVRASQEGLLERALSFGDDEAARELIQQIATRETSLGDALADGIEAAAAAFGDEDLIPMVKGMDCSSYDPRGAETMALAYATSDRGACHRRARPVESEALGRPWPSDRARVAAVAGEQNRRAVLWSLIADDVLEDALTDDLGAEWLAAVGREYDRSELATVGERIWTLVRLFNVREGFTREDDALPPALLEPQADADGTDNGLDPERFDALLDAYYRYRGWDEAGRPTRETIRRLGLESVVDEETPVPEDDGSTGGTRPGAARGGDRR